The Deinococcus wulumuqiensis R12 genome has a window encoding:
- a CDS encoding acylphosphatase encodes MRLTALVSGTVQGVGYRLFIQRYARDLGLCGYAENLSDGKVEVVAEGDEAALTRLLHWLRRGPPHARVEGVDTQYSESTGLREFHIY; translated from the coding sequence ATGCGTCTGACTGCTCTCGTTTCCGGAACCGTTCAGGGGGTCGGCTACCGACTTTTCATTCAGCGGTATGCCCGCGACCTGGGGCTTTGCGGCTACGCCGAAAACCTCAGCGACGGCAAGGTGGAAGTGGTGGCCGAGGGCGACGAGGCCGCACTGACCCGCCTGCTTCACTGGCTGCGGCGCGGTCCGCCCCACGCCCGCGTGGAGGGCGTGGACACGCAGTACAGCGAGAGCACGGGGCTGCGGGAGTTCCACATCTACTGA
- a CDS encoding ATP-binding cassette domain-containing protein, producing MLDIRHLSKSYGEFTALRDVSFSARDGEVFGLLGPNGAGKTTLLRILATLLTPTSGTVTVGGLDTRRDAEAVRRQIGVVNGGMGLPARLTGREVLRSFASLYGMGREQTEARIAELDDRLELGRTLDTRAGEYSTGMKQKVVIARAVIHDPAVLVLDEAASGLDIFARRTLLDFVAQTRAPGRLTLYSTHVMSEAEEVCDRVAILHRGELVALDPIPAILERTGERTLERAFFALLRGGEAHAV from the coding sequence ATGCTCGACATTCGGCATCTTTCCAAGTCCTACGGCGAGTTCACGGCGCTGCGGGACGTTTCTTTTTCGGCCCGTGACGGCGAAGTCTTCGGGCTGCTCGGTCCCAACGGCGCGGGCAAGACCACGCTGCTGCGCATTCTGGCGACGCTGCTGACCCCCACGTCCGGCACCGTGACGGTGGGCGGCCTCGACACCCGGCGGGACGCCGAAGCGGTGCGGCGGCAAATCGGCGTGGTCAACGGCGGCATGGGCTTGCCCGCCCGCCTGACCGGGCGCGAGGTGCTGCGCTCCTTCGCCTCGCTCTACGGCATGGGCCGCGAGCAGACCGAGGCGCGGATTGCCGAACTGGACGACCGGCTGGAACTGGGGCGCACGCTGGACACGCGGGCCGGGGAATACAGCACCGGCATGAAGCAGAAGGTGGTCATCGCCCGCGCCGTCATCCACGACCCCGCCGTGCTGGTGCTGGACGAGGCGGCGAGCGGGCTGGACATCTTCGCGCGGCGCACGCTGCTCGATTTCGTGGCGCAGACCCGCGCCCCGGGGCGGCTCACGCTGTATTCCACCCACGTCATGAGCGAGGCCGAGGAAGTCTGTGACCGGGTGGCGATTTTGCACCGGGGAGAGCTGGTCGCCCTCGACCCCATTCCGGCGATTCTGGAGCGGACCGGGGAGCGCACCCTCGAACGGGCCTTTTTCGCCCTGCTGCGGGGAGGTGAGGCCCATGCGGTCTGA
- a CDS encoding inorganic phosphate transporter, which yields METALLVLIVIITLALIFDFINGFHDTANAIATSVATKVLTPAQAIAMAAILNVVGALTGTAVAKTVSKDIIAPEFATLGLVGAALVSAIIWNLFTWWKGLPSSSSHALIFSMVGAGVAAGGWGAVVPKGVVKTLQGLVYSPVLGFIVPILLMAVISWLFLRWMKPRAVTRNFRVLQILSAAFMAYSHGRNDAQKTMGIITFALGAYYGSVYETVPTWVILSAAAAMGLGTAMGGWRIIKTMGFKVVDLKPVDGFVAETSAALIIDGASTLGIPVSTTHTISSSIMGVGTTKGFKKVKWQVAGKIVQAWIFTIPTCIALGWLVHQAILLMGGN from the coding sequence ATGGAAACTGCGCTGCTCGTCCTGATCGTCATCATTACCCTCGCCCTGATTTTCGATTTCATCAACGGCTTTCACGACACGGCCAACGCGATTGCCACCTCGGTCGCCACCAAGGTGCTGACCCCCGCACAGGCCATCGCCATGGCCGCCATTCTGAACGTGGTCGGCGCCCTGACCGGCACCGCCGTCGCCAAGACGGTCAGCAAGGACATCATCGCGCCTGAGTTCGCCACCCTGGGGCTGGTGGGGGCCGCGCTGGTCAGCGCGATCATCTGGAACCTCTTTACGTGGTGGAAGGGCCTGCCGAGCAGCTCCAGTCACGCCCTGATCTTCAGCATGGTCGGCGCGGGCGTGGCGGCGGGCGGCTGGGGCGCGGTGGTGCCCAAGGGCGTCGTCAAGACCTTGCAGGGCCTCGTCTACAGCCCGGTTCTGGGCTTTATCGTGCCGATTCTCCTGATGGCGGTCATCTCCTGGCTGTTTCTGCGCTGGATGAAGCCCCGCGCCGTCACCCGCAATTTCCGCGTCCTGCAAATCCTGAGCGCGGCTTTCATGGCCTACTCGCACGGACGCAACGACGCCCAGAAGACCATGGGCATCATCACCTTCGCGCTGGGGGCGTACTACGGCAGCGTGTACGAGACGGTGCCTACCTGGGTGATTCTGTCCGCCGCTGCCGCGATGGGCCTGGGCACGGCGATGGGCGGCTGGCGCATCATCAAGACGATGGGGTTCAAGGTGGTGGACCTCAAGCCCGTGGACGGCTTTGTCGCCGAGACGAGCGCGGCCCTCATCATCGACGGCGCGTCCACGCTGGGCATTCCCGTCAGCACCACCCACACCATTTCCAGCTCCATCATGGGCGTGGGCACCACCAAGGGCTTCAAGAAAGTGAAGTGGCAGGTGGCGGGCAAAATCGTGCAGGCGTGGATTTTCACCATCCCGACGTGCATCGCGCTGGGCTGGCTGGTCCATCAGGCGATTTTGCTGATGGGCGGGAACTGA
- a CDS encoding phosphotriesterase family protein codes for MTAQTVTGPVAAEQLGMTLPHEHVVFGYPGYAGDVTLGGFDHAAALASCTQTARALLARGIRTVVDATPNDCGRNPAFLREVSEATGLQILCATGFYYEGEGATTYFKFRASLGDAESEIEELMHREVTEGIAGTGIRAGVIKLASSRDAITPYEQMFFRAAARVQRDTGVPIITHTQEGQQGPQQAELLTSLGADPQRVMIGHMDGNTDPAYHRETLRHGVSIAFDRIGLQGMVGTPTDAERLEVLTTLLGEGHADRLLLSHDSIWHWLGRPLVMPGAVLPAVKDWHPLHVSDDILPELRRRGVTEQQIRQMTVDNPARLFG; via the coding sequence ATGACGGCACAGACGGTGACGGGTCCGGTCGCGGCGGAGCAGCTTGGGATGACGCTGCCCCACGAGCACGTGGTGTTTGGGTATCCCGGGTACGCGGGCGACGTGACACTCGGGGGGTTCGATCATGCGGCGGCGCTCGCGTCCTGCACCCAGACCGCGCGGGCGCTGCTGGCGCGGGGCATCCGGACAGTGGTGGACGCCACCCCCAACGATTGCGGGCGCAATCCGGCTTTTTTGCGCGAGGTCAGCGAGGCGACCGGCCTCCAGATTCTGTGCGCGACCGGCTTTTACTACGAGGGCGAGGGCGCCACGACCTACTTCAAGTTTCGTGCCTCGCTCGGGGACGCCGAAAGCGAGATTGAGGAGCTGATGCACCGGGAAGTCACCGAGGGCATCGCAGGAACGGGTATTCGCGCCGGAGTCATCAAGCTGGCGAGCAGCCGTGACGCCATTACCCCCTACGAGCAGATGTTTTTCCGGGCGGCGGCCCGGGTGCAGCGCGACACCGGCGTGCCCATCATCACCCACACCCAGGAAGGGCAGCAGGGGCCACAGCAGGCCGAGTTGCTGACCTCACTGGGGGCCGATCCGCAGCGCGTCATGATCGGGCATATGGACGGCAACACCGACCCCGCCTACCACCGCGAAACGCTGCGGCATGGTGTGAGCATCGCCTTTGACCGCATCGGCCTTCAGGGAATGGTGGGCACCCCCACCGACGCCGAGCGGCTGGAGGTGCTGACCACCCTGCTGGGAGAGGGCCACGCGGACCGCTTGCTGCTCTCGCACGACAGCATCTGGCACTGGCTGGGGCGCCCGCTGGTGATGCCCGGCGCGGTGTTGCCCGCCGTCAAGGACTGGCACCCGCTGCATGTGTCCGATGACATCCTGCCCGAGCTGAGGCGCCGGGGCGTGACCGAGCAGCAGATTCGGCAGATGACGGTGGACAACCCGGCCCGACTGTTCGGGTAG
- a CDS encoding polyprenyl synthetase family protein: protein MIGVFAPRIPSPLTGLAVPDAAFEARMREVLRSDVEFIALIGEDLVTAGGKRVRPLVTLLAAQALGGRPDSPRWDGVLRLSVCVELLHSASLLHDDLIDDSDRRRGQETAFRRFGNVVSVMSGDFMLARLLGELSTVPGSPALTRAFGQAASVICEGEVLQFQVASYADYSFENYFQVIHGKTAALLELAAQAPALLLGAPEAEREALLTFGREYGMAFQMQDDLLDLLGEEAQIGKPVGGDLREGKATYPVLLLLEGESGAEVREILERRAAQPGDVERVVALARQEGADERTHEEIRRRVGEAVAALGVLPPSPAREALAALAGREIERTR from the coding sequence ATGATTGGCGTGTTTGCCCCGCGTATTCCCAGCCCGCTGACCGGGCTGGCGGTGCCCGACGCCGCCTTCGAGGCCCGCATGCGCGAGGTGCTGCGCTCGGACGTGGAATTCATCGCCCTGATCGGGGAAGACCTCGTCACGGCGGGTGGCAAACGGGTGCGTCCCCTGGTGACGCTGCTCGCGGCGCAGGCGCTGGGGGGCCGTCCCGATTCGCCGCGCTGGGACGGGGTGCTGCGCCTGAGCGTGTGCGTGGAACTGCTGCACTCGGCCAGCCTGCTGCACGACGACCTGATCGACGATTCCGACCGGCGCCGGGGTCAGGAAACGGCCTTCCGACGCTTCGGCAACGTGGTCAGCGTCATGAGCGGCGACTTCATGCTGGCGCGGCTGCTGGGCGAACTCTCGACCGTGCCCGGCAGCCCGGCGCTGACCCGCGCCTTCGGGCAGGCGGCGAGCGTGATTTGCGAGGGCGAGGTGCTGCAGTTTCAGGTCGCGTCCTACGCCGACTATTCCTTCGAGAACTACTTTCAGGTCATTCACGGCAAGACGGCGGCGCTGCTCGAACTCGCGGCGCAGGCCCCAGCGCTGCTGCTCGGCGCTCCGGAAGCCGAGCGGGAAGCGCTGCTGACCTTCGGGCGCGAGTACGGCATGGCCTTTCAGATGCAGGACGACCTGCTCGACCTGCTCGGAGAAGAAGCCCAGATCGGCAAGCCCGTGGGCGGCGACCTGCGCGAAGGCAAGGCCACCTATCCGGTGCTGCTGCTGCTGGAAGGCGAGTCGGGCGCCGAGGTCCGCGAGATTCTGGAACGCCGCGCCGCGCAGCCCGGCGACGTGGAACGGGTGGTGGCCCTCGCACGGCAGGAAGGCGCCGACGAGCGCACCCACGAAGAAATTCGCCGCCGCGTCGGGGAGGCGGTTGCGGCGCTCGGCGTGCTGCCGCCCTCGCCCGCGCGGGAGGCGCTCGCGGCACTGGCGGGCAGGGAAATCGAGCGGACGCGCTGA
- a CDS encoding ABC transporter permease, translating into MVWNIAWRDLLSTLRDRRTLTSTILLPLLVLPLLTLGMPLLMGSLMGGQVRETQKVGVIGTLPPELHRTLTRSEGGGSGVRLQPVQDPIQAVRSGEVEAVIRVPRPLPTQAGNAQGTLELYAKLGNLKSQTGAYAKVRSAVESYNRSLTGKRLTALGLSESVLTPVQVKSVDASPPQEKSAGVLAFLVPMLMLNFLLSGAMATALDSTAGEKERGTLESLLVSPVRRGEVVAGKLLATTLTALVTGVFSLLGFLGTGLVAAALTKRAVVDAQAMQMMGGQFTLTLGSLAAMAVIVLSVALLISAVLIALSIYARSYKEAQTYVSPLSLLIVIPAVMLQFSDFLKAGDWLYATPLFGSMVAILDVVKGQITPQHTLAAVLANLLGAAVLGWLAWKSFGREEVIFRN; encoded by the coding sequence ATGGTCTGGAATATCGCCTGGCGCGACCTGCTGTCCACCCTGCGCGACCGCCGCACGCTGACGAGCACCATCCTGCTGCCGCTGCTGGTCTTGCCGCTGCTGACCCTCGGCATGCCGCTGCTGATGGGCAGCTTGATGGGCGGGCAGGTGAGGGAAACGCAGAAGGTGGGCGTCATCGGCACCCTGCCCCCCGAACTGCACCGCACGCTCACCCGCAGCGAGGGCGGCGGCTCCGGGGTGCGGCTGCAACCTGTACAGGACCCCATTCAGGCCGTCCGCAGCGGCGAGGTGGAAGCGGTCATCCGGGTGCCGCGCCCGCTGCCGACCCAGGCGGGCAATGCCCAGGGCACGCTGGAACTGTACGCCAAGCTCGGCAACCTCAAGAGCCAGACCGGGGCCTACGCCAAGGTCAGGAGTGCCGTGGAGAGCTACAACCGCTCGCTGACCGGCAAGCGACTGACCGCGCTGGGCCTGAGCGAAAGCGTGCTGACCCCGGTGCAGGTCAAGTCGGTGGACGCCAGCCCGCCGCAGGAAAAAAGCGCGGGCGTGCTCGCCTTCCTGGTGCCGATGCTGATGCTGAATTTTCTGCTCAGCGGGGCGATGGCCACGGCGCTGGACTCCACGGCGGGTGAAAAGGAACGCGGCACCCTGGAAAGCCTGCTCGTCTCCCCCGTGCGCCGGGGCGAGGTGGTGGCGGGCAAGCTGCTGGCGACCACGCTGACGGCGCTGGTCACCGGGGTGTTCAGCCTGCTGGGGTTCCTGGGCACCGGGCTGGTCGCGGCGGCGCTGACGAAGCGGGCGGTCGTGGACGCCCAGGCCATGCAGATGATGGGCGGGCAATTCACCCTGACCCTCGGCTCGCTGGCAGCGATGGCGGTCATCGTGCTGAGCGTGGCGCTGCTGATTTCGGCGGTCCTGATTGCCCTGAGCATCTACGCCCGCTCGTACAAGGAAGCGCAGACCTACGTCTCGCCGCTTTCGCTCCTCATCGTCATTCCGGCGGTCATGTTGCAGTTTTCCGACTTTCTCAAGGCGGGGGACTGGCTGTATGCCACGCCGCTCTTTGGCAGCATGGTCGCCATCCTGGACGTGGTGAAGGGCCAAATCACGCCCCAGCACACGCTCGCCGCCGTCCTCGCCAACCTGCTCGGCGCCGCCGTGCTCGGCTGGTTGGCCTGGAAATCGTTTGGACGCGAAGAAGTCATTTTCAGAAATTGA
- a CDS encoding endonuclease III domain-containing protein — MPVRSPRPPSARAPFLAEQNPPPAWFGAYLSRLRETYAPELPPPRPFPDPLGGLIRTILSQQNTRRVAQRQWEVLTATYPQWEAALLDGPDGIEATLKSAGGGLSRMKADYIYGILAHLEEQHGALSLRFLREFPHTPQGHEQARAALAALPGVGHKTVALVLLFDLRRPAMPVDGNMERAAKRLELVPAAWNSHKVERWYAEVVPGDWETRFALHISGVRHGRDTCRSKHPLCPACPLREFCPSAAIFELGAVGEAGPPELAG; from the coding sequence GTGCCTGTGCGTTCCCCCCGTCCCCCCTCGGCCCGTGCGCCGTTTCTCGCCGAGCAGAACCCGCCGCCCGCATGGTTTGGTGCCTACCTGTCCCGGCTGCGCGAAACCTACGCGCCCGAGTTGCCGCCGCCGCGCCCGTTTCCCGACCCGCTCGGCGGACTGATTCGCACGATTCTGTCGCAGCAGAACACCCGCCGGGTCGCGCAGCGGCAGTGGGAGGTGCTGACCGCGACCTACCCGCAGTGGGAAGCGGCGCTGCTCGACGGCCCGGACGGCATCGAGGCCACGCTGAAGTCGGCGGGCGGGGGGCTGTCGCGCATGAAGGCCGACTACATCTACGGCATCCTCGCGCATCTGGAGGAGCAGCACGGCGCCCTTAGCCTGCGCTTTCTGCGCGAGTTTCCGCACACGCCGCAGGGCCACGAGCAGGCGCGGGCGGCCCTCGCCGCGCTGCCGGGGGTGGGCCACAAGACCGTGGCGTTGGTGCTGCTGTTCGATTTGCGCCGCCCCGCCATGCCGGTGGACGGCAACATGGAGCGGGCGGCCAAGCGGCTGGAACTGGTGCCCGCCGCGTGGAACAGCCACAAGGTCGAGCGCTGGTACGCCGAAGTCGTGCCCGGCGACTGGGAAACACGTTTTGCCCTGCACATTTCCGGCGTGCGCCACGGGCGCGACACCTGCCGCAGCAAGCACCCGCTGTGTCCCGCGTGCCCCCTGCGCGAGTTTTGCCCCAGCGCGGCGATTTTCGAACTGGGCGCGGTGGGGGAGGCCGGGCCGCCCGAACTGGCCGGGTAG